In Nyctibius grandis isolate bNycGra1 chromosome 17, bNycGra1.pri, whole genome shotgun sequence, the genomic stretch TTCCAGTCCATCTTCATGACATACTTGTGCATTGCTTAAGGCTCCGGGGTAGTTCCTTAAAAGGGGTCTCTGTGGCTTTTCCTGCAAGACCAGTGTGTCACGTACTCTGGCTGGGTGGTAGGGAGGTGGCCGTGTCCCCTTCGTCCCCTCCACCTGGCTATTGGGGCTGCAATTCTCCATCAGCTCTCGATGGCAGCCTGTTCCCTTTGGTGGCTTCAATTTCACCTCTTCTGCTCTCCTTTATGGGGGTGTTTTTTCATGAGgcaaagactggatgtggcactcggtgccatggtctagttgacatggtggtgtcaaggcagtggttggactcgatgatcccagcggtctcttccaacctgattgattctgtgaaaggggACCTGGAGCATCACGCCTGCGCTTCTCCAATGAGCCAGCACTGCTTGGCCCTGTAGCATCCCCACCCTTGCAGACCTGCTGCACCCAAAACCATCCCACTGTCCCACTGCTTCACACAGCCCAGCGCTGGCAGCATGGTCAGGGTTCCCCATGTGACACAGGGATAGAGCTGGTGCTGAGGGCAGTGCCCCAGCGCTGTGGGACcatcccctgcctgcagcaagcAGGTCTTTATGAAAGACCAATAACATGGGGCAGGTTCCCAGCCTGGCAGGGCTCCAGGAACTTCATTTCACCTCCTCAGGTTAACAATAGCCTGTGGCCAGGGaggtttctccccacccaaGGTATGCTCTGAGCTGTGGGGACCAGGTGTGGCTCAAAggtgtatttttacttttcaggaCTCTGTGTCATCgctttgtggtttcttttctttttgttgtttctcaGCGTTGCGGAGACCCAGCGCAGGCGCTTTGGCTCGGAGCAGCTGAGATGGGGAGCAAAAACGAGATTTTCCAGTGCTGCTTCATTAAAATGCTCGGCCTGCTGAGTCAGCTGACTTGGTTGGGGGTTTGTTTAACCTGCCAAACATGATGCTAATCTCAGACACAAAGTGGAGGCCAAAACAGGGCTGTGGACAGACCTGGGGTGAGCTCCAGGAGCGCTTTGATGCACTCAACAGCTGGAGAAGGGCCGGGATGTTTCACAACTGGGTGTCAGGGACCATCTGCTCAGTTGCAGAATTTTGTAGCAATTTcaggaaactgtatttttggtCATTTTATCATCCTAGAGGTAGAAAAGAGCAAGGATGGGTTACAGGATGGGCAAGGGATTTCCAAAGAGGGGTGGTGGCTAGACCCTCAGGTGTGCCCACCAGGCAGCGGGGATGAGACCACAGAtatctggagaagaggaggctcagaggtgaccttagtgcagtctacctgaagggagggtgtagtgaagtgggagttggcctcttctcccgggcaactagcgataggacaagaggacacagcctcaagctttgccaggggagggtcaggttggacattaggaagcatttcttctcagcaagggtcattagacattggaaggggctgcccagggaggtggtggagtcaccatctctggaggggtttaagaaaagactggacatggcccttagtgccatggtctagttgccatggtggtgtcagggcaaaggttggacttgatgattccagagggctcttccaacctggctgattctgtgatatttgggTTTTAAATGCCAGTGCAGTCCCTAAGGTGACCCAGGGTATTGCTTAGGGACACTGTGCTGGCCCAACTTTTTGCCTGGCTCTGCAGATCTCCTTGCAGGGGGAGCCTCCCTGTCCAGCCGTCCCTGTAAGTCGTGCTGAggtggctgcagggagctgcaaTCCTGGCCCCAAGGCCATGAAGGTTGAGCAAGCACCCACttgctggagctgcagaggggaaTGAGCAGGAAGCAGGCGGCACGCAAGCAGCCCCGTAGCCGTGGCAAGCGAAAGGTCTTGGTTCGAGGTGGCTGGGGTTGGTTGTGCCCTGAGGACCAGAGCCCTGGCGGGGCACCCCATGCTTGAGAGTCATTGCAAAACTCTttcaaaatatacatttttacgGGCAAGTGGCTGGCTGATGCGGGAAGAGGGCACGGCAAGGTTTGTCACTCTGTGGTTCGCCGTGTTTCACAGCGGGTTTTAGCCCAGGGTCGTCTGTTCTGGTTGCTAGGTGTGGTTTTAGCTTGGGGAAGGCAGGGGACACACTCTGAGCCCTGGCTCCTGAGCAACTTTGAGCATCATCAGACCAGTAATGCTCTAGCTGTGAcctggcaggagcaggcactgtgggagctggggcagcctAGAGGTTTTCCCGTCCTGGAGCGGCAGGGGAAAGGATTTCCTGGTCCTTTAGCTCGAGCCAAAAACCATTTGCATATGTCTCAGCCATATCAAACAGCCACAAACTCAGCTCCTTGGCAGGCACCGCCTTGGTCCAGCCTGAAGGGAGTTGagagccagctctgctgcctgcccaggCATGGCACAactgctgcagggtgctggaCCCTCTCCAAGCCCTCCTGGAGCCCTGGCAGGTTGCAGGGCTGGGTCTGGCCACTGTATCTGCCcttcctgcctgtgctgtgaCATGTAACGTGTTCCCCTTGCttgtgctggggcagctgcctgctcagcccTGTGGGGTGGTGGTACCTGAGCATTTAGTGAGGAAAAGAGCTGCTTTACAGTGTAGTCAGTACCCAGAAATGCTTTGTTGGTGCTGCAAGACTGCTCCCAGATGGCTCAGCCAGGGTGAAGGTCCTTGTGCCCTGACAGAGCCCTTCAGGGTTTTGGTGAGAATATTTTACTGGTGGAAAACTCTGAGATGGAAATGATCCAGGCGTTTCATCCTGGCTGGGGAGCAAGTGATGCAGCGGGGTTGGGAGGGAGCACTCCGGGGAAAACTCTGAAATTTGAGTTTTCATTGGGGTTCAGGGAGAAATTTTTAAATCTCAGAATTTCCCACGGACTAGAAGTTCTAGAAGCAGATAGTAACTTCtgtgtgtacttttttttttcctaagcaaacCCTGGCTTGCTCTTGTGGTAAAGGCTGTGTTCTATTGTGAACTGCTGTTGTCAGGGGTATTAACGCATTTTTCCTGATCGTGGATGATTCTGCATCCAGGCACGGCCAAGGGGAAAAAGCTGGACGAGGATGGGCAAAACAGGAGGCACTTCCCCAAGAGAGGCtggctctgctcttcccagtCTATGCAGAAAACTTCCTCTGCCAGGAGAAAAACCTCTAATACAGCTGCTATATGTTGCAGCTGATGGTTAAACCCCTTGCAGAGCTCAGGCAGTGTCTTGCACTGGTCTTCTGGCCATTAATACCCTCATAACCCATCAGTCCACCCCTCTTGGCTTGGACCAGACACTGAGCAATGTAGCTCTCACCCACTCACCACATCTCAATCATAACCCTCTTCCTTTATGGGTTTTGGGGGTGCCTCGTTTAGGCAagccttcatcccccagccccagcaggaccGCGCATTGGCTGCGGCTGGTGCCCACCCTCCCCAACCATGAGACAGATGCAAAAGGGAGCGTTGAGACAGGAGGGACTCGGGGAACTTCATGTGATGCTTTATTGTCTCAGAAGCGTGAATGATCCAAGCAGACAGAAAGCAGCCAGACCCCAATGCCTATAAGCAACCCCCTCTGAGTTTTTCATGGGTCATGCATCAAGACTCAATCGTCGTCTGGAGCACAGCGGTCGTGCCCGTGGATGAGGCGATGGGCATCATCAGTCACCTTGGACAAGACGATGATGAACTCCTCAAAAGTCAGGTCTCTGTCCTTATTTATGTCTGTCTCTTTGAAGAGCTCTTTCAGGTAGCCGGATCGGTTCCTGTCCTGAAATTGGGGGAGAGGAACTGTGTGTTAGCGccccccttccctgggctgcaCACCCACTGGTGGAAACCAAGCCAGCTGGATTCTTGCATGCCCTGGGAAGTGTTCGGAAGCTGCAGGATCATCATgaccctctccttccttgcagTTAGCCCCTAGTTAAAACCCCAGATGGACAGGCTCTTGTCCCAGGCCCCTTTGGCTGCTCTGTACCCCTGCAGTGGTGGGAGGGATGAGTGTGGATGGTCCCACAGCACATGGACAAGCTAGGTCTGATCACAGAAACCCACCCCATGGACCACAGCCCTTGGTGGGGACTGCACCCCATTACCCTAGGAGCATTTCTTGTGGCAACCTCAGCCTCACACCCCCACAACCCCCTGAGGAGAGCATCCCTCTGGGGAGCACAACACAGCTCCTGTGGCACTCACGCAAGCTTTCAGGAAGGTTGGTGCCTGCTCAGTCATCAGTGTCTTGAAGTCATTGAAGCTGAGGAGATCGAGCTCGCCCTCCCGGCTGCTGTAACGGTGGTAGACGTCCACAATGGTTTTCAGGGCCATCTCCATCGTGCAGTTTCCAGGGAACTGCCGAGTCCCGTGAGAGGCGGTTGTGGTCTGGGTGCTTGCAGACATGGCTGAGCTCTTGAGGTACTTGCAGAAACTGTGTGGAGAAACCTCAAAGCCATGAGATGCATCGAAAATCAGGCACCCCACACCATGCTCTTGGcccccaccccaggcacccCAAGGGGTACACTGGGTACACCCCAGTGTAGCAGCAGATCTGCAGCAGGAGCCTCATCTCGTCGGGGCTGAGCCAGCCAGCTGCACCCAACGTGCCCTGGGGCAGTTGGTGGTTCCTTGACGCTGAGCAGGTAATAAGTGGTTTTAGGAATATCACTGTTTTATAACATCACCCAACCGCCTCTAATTTCAGCTTCGCCCAAGAAGCAGCTCGTTCTTACCGACCTGGAGGCATTTGTCAGGCAAATTAGACAAAAACCCATGAGGCTGTAGTCGTGTATCTGTATCGTGCCGCTGACAGCAAGGATGACTTTAAGGCAGGGAGCACAGTTCAGGTATGGGCTCCACTGCAGCCTCTgcctcacctcctcctcctcctcctcctcctccctctgtgaatctctctctcctctttggGCTGCAAACCCTTTGCACCGCAGACACCGAACACAGACCTTGCTCTCTGATGAGTGCCACGGTGCAGGTGACACCCCCGAAGGGCTCTCTCCTTGCCATCAGAAACAATTACACCTCCACTAAAGAAATGCCATTAATTTATAGTCGTCTGGTAGCCAAAACCATCCTCCTACCCCAGCCCAAGTAGAAAGCATCACCCTGGAATAAAACAGGCATGAATTGATACTCAAAATCGCTTCTCCCTCATCTTATTTCCTGCAAGAACCACTGCAGTGTTACTTACCCTTGTCTCGAAGAAGGGTTTGCAGAGGATGGGTCTCTTGCAGTGATCCAAGAGCCTGGGCAGCCCTTTTATAGATGTCTGAGGTCCTCTTTCATCAGAGAGGGTGACACACCTGCTGCAAGCAACAGCTTGAATTAGCATTTCCCGTACCTGGAAATTGCAAGGTGGGAACTTCTGAACCTCTCCCCATCTCATACCTCGGCACATAGTTCCTGGTTGCACCCACCAGGCTTTGGAAACACTGTCCTTCTGCCCCACCGTCACCTCCGACGGGGCTGAGCTGCTTGTGTGCTGGGCAAAGAATGGGGAAAACACTGGCCGTACCATCACGCCTCAACGTGAGCGTAAAGGGCGATCCCAGAACGTGCCAAAACTTTGCAAGTTTTGTGATGTGCTGAGAAATTTGTGCCTTTCGTGCTGATGTGGAAGGAAGATGGGCTGTTTCAGAGAGATGTGCATAACTCTGTCCCTCGGTTGTTTTTAGGGGGATTTCTCCATTTTCTACAATCCCAACCGGTTGAACACAAGCAAAGATAAAGGCAGCATCTGTCTTTTAATAGTTTACCAGAGTATTTTCCATgactttctgttttcccatcACTTCTACCAGACCTCTCCTCTTGCTCCAAAAACTTTGTGGAGGAAACTGGGTGTAAAACGAGTAGAAAATCGGAGGTCAGGATCTTTACTGGCTGGAGCGTTAACTAGCGAGTGTTTTGCAAGTCACCTCTGTGCCACCCATGTTGCGTTAGCAGAACAGGTACTAGAAGCATGAAGAGATTATAAAAGGATGTAAAAATGAGACAATAGGTTCCAGGAAGAGGGGAGGGACCAAAAAACAAAAGGGTAACCACTCCTGTTTGAGGATGCTTTGTGCACGTCCCAGGGGCAGTATCAAGAACTGTTGCATGAGTTTTAATCTGCTGTCCCTGActcactttatttctttttggtttcCCGCTCTGCTCATCGGGGACTGTTGACAACCTGAAACTGCGTCCTGACTAATAGCTGCTTCTCGGGGACAAGGGCTGCTCCCCAATGGCAAACTTGTGGAGCCAGAGAGCGATCACCTTGCACCGTCATCGGGTGCAAATAAGCACGGGGTTATCACGTGGTTCTTTCGCGGCTCGGTTTCACATGGGCCaggcttttgttttcagctgatgTTGGAAATGCCAGGGCCTCCTGAGCCTGGGGGTTTCCCACTCGGTGTACAGTCAATGGCAGGAGCTCTTTTCTGCTCCTGTGGCTGCTCCCCAGGAGCCCACGGTGGCTTGTAAATACGCTGTGACCCGGGAGGCTGTTGCCCCACGCTAGCAAAAACATCTGACTTCATTGTGCAGAGTTAACACCAGCTCTCTGGAGCCCCTCGGCCTCGTTCTTTGCTGTGTCGGGGCTTACAAGATAAGTGCTGGTTGCTTTGTGGGTTGCAAAATCATTGAGCACCCCCCCGGGATGCTGCACCGCCAGCACCAGAGCTGGGGCTCGGTAGCCACCTGAGGACGCAGCCTCTGGCTCTGCTTCACCCCTGGTGTGTCCTGGAGCTGGTGCGAAGAGGGGCCGGGAGACACAGCACTGAGGACCCTCTTGTGCAGCCACCAGGTGCCCCTACCCAGGAACCACCCCAGCGTGATGGGGTGCTGGGGTCAGCTACCCTGTGCAGGGAACCTGCTGAGCCTCGGGAAGGCAGTGGGAGCGTGCCAGGGTCTGACATGCTTCAGGATGGGGACATcatgcagcctgtgctgctcagctggGGCCCAGCAGTACTGTTGTCCTGGCTCCCCCAAGGTCCCCTCATGCCACCTTCCCTTTCCCATTGCTTCTCCAGTTCCATCTGCATTTAACCCCCCCACAGCCATGGGCTGGCTGCATATTGCATCCTCCCTGGAGACAACAGGACACGTAATACAGATGCATTTGGTgcttgaagaaagaaattttatttcaatgccATAGGCAGAAGCAGATGACAAAGCTTTGGTTACAGGTCTGTGCTTGCAGGCAAATGGAAGGGACGATGCTGCTGGAAAAGCACAGTCCCATAGGCCAGTCACCCTGGGAACCGCTTCACTTGTTGGGACCGTGGCCATGGCCGTGGTCATGGTCGTGGCCATGGTCGTGCTCATGGCCATGGCCGTGGCTGCCGTGATGCTCATGGGACCTATTGTGGGCATCAATGACCACAAGACACAGCGTGGTCAGGTACTCGGTGAACTTCAGGCGACCATCGTGGTTGCCGTCTGCTTTGGCAAAGAGCTTGCTTATGTATTCGTCGACGGGCATAccaggctgcaggaggacaaacatgaaaaagagaCAGCCTGAAGCACAGGGGTTTCGGGGTCACCCTGCCAGCCCGCAGCTACGGCACGAGGCTCAGAATCGCAGGGTTTCAGGAAAACCCTAGAAAAACCCTCCCTGCCCTTTGGGAGGCTCTCAGCCACCCCCATGCCCCAAGGATGCCACCACCTCTGCGAGCTCTCGCCAGCGTTAGGAGAGTTGGGCCATGCTCGGCTCTTACCGGCGTGGTGTCGTGGAGGAAGGGCTTGGCGCTCTCCTTCAGCAGCATCGAGAACTCAGTCTTGCTCAGGTAGTCGTCTAAGGGCCGCCTTAGGGCATACTGGTGGTAGTTGTTGATGAGGCACTCCAAGGCAAGCTCCAGGTCGGTTTTCATCTTACTagggagagagaagcagcaaaacgTTAAACCCCCTCGGAGGAGAAGGATCCCCCTCTCCTCCAGGAGCCCCAGGCAGGCTTTGGCTGCCAGGTAGGGTCAGGGTCATCATGGTGGCACTTCCAGCAGTGTGAAGCCACCACTTGGCAAGGACCTACGTACCCACGAGCAGCACCGGGGTTGACTTCCACAGACGGCAGCACACGGGAGGAGAGGACCGGGCAGGAGCAGTGGCTGCGCGGTGCAGGTGAGGTCTCTTTTATACCCTCCCTGAGCTACGATTTGTGACACCCTCAAATTGTCTTCGGGGCAATAACCCCTGGAATTGTGCAAGGCTACGCAGCACGCCCAGGCGGCGAGTTCTTGCCCGGCTCCAGGAACTGGCTGCTCCCGCTGTCAAAGAGGGAGGGGACACACCAAACTCGTTAGGGCAAAACAAggaaacaccaaaaaaagacatttgtagGGAGTCAGCATCCTGGGTCAGTGACAGTGCAGGAGCTGGGACATTCCTGAAGAGTTTGGGAGCTTTGTGGAGATGATGGAAGAGGAATTTTTCCGGATCACACGGAAGGTGCTGGGTGAGGGTCTCCAGTGGGATGAcgctgcttttttccccatgggGTGTGTGCTTCATCACTCCTGTATCTGCCCCGACACTGTTGAATTTGGCTGGAGAGGCAGCGTCTGCCCCCAGCACGCTGCTGTCCGGGCGCTGGGGGATGGCCAACGCATCCCACCCCACCAAAATCACAAGCGGGGCTCGTCCTGAATCGTTTCTTAACAGCTCTAGCCAGGGAGCCGGGAAAGACGTTACAAATCCAGGCACGCCAGCGTGCCGGAAAGCTGCCAGCCGCTCCGAGGAGGCGGCATTTCCCGGCAGCCGTAATTGCTGCCGGGTGATAATTGAGGGCATTGGCAACCGCTGCCTGTTCCTGGTGTCGGGGGGATGCTGCCGCTCACGGGAGACCCCATGGTGTCCCTGGCTGCTAAACCCTGCGTGTCCTGGGGGAAAGACAgtctgggggggctggggaggatgcCCAAGCCCTGCGCCCCAAGGCTGTGTTTGGTGGGACTCCCGCCAAGCCGCGCTAGTCATCAAGGCTTTTAGGAGATGAGAGGGACGGCGGTGATGAAACCTCTCCCCATCAGCCCCCTAATCCAGGAGCACGAGGAACTGGTGCCAGGAAAAACCTAAATTGCAAAAGAGTGAAACAAAGGGGCAGGTTGTGTGATGGAGGGAGGTGGGCGCGTCCTCCCCGGGGACAGCAGCCACGCAGGGCTCGTCAGCGCGACACGGGTGGGATGTGATGGACACACATGGGGAGGCGTGAAGGGCCGTGCCTGTGCCACgtggggaggtgggaggtggCACGCGTGCGCTGTGGGTCCTCACGCTGCCATTCGCTGCCTAACGTGCCACGGCAGCCAGGAGCTCCCGGCACGTCCCCTGCCTTGGGGCCTGGCTGCCATGCCGTGGGGTGTTGGTATCTGCTCCGTGGGGCTGGGAGTGGAgtggagtcggcctcttcttccaggcaactagcaagaggacacagcctcaagcttcgcaaggggaggttcaggttggacattaggaagcatttcttctcagcaagggtcattagacactggaaggggctgcccagggaggtggtggagtcaccatctctggaggggtttaagaaaagcctggacatggcccttagtgccctggtcttgttgacttggtggtgtcagggcaatggttggacttgatgagcccagagggctcttccaacctcattgattctgtgattctgagtgtCGGTGCCACAGGGACGGAGCCGGTACGGCCCCGAGGGTGCGGTGGCAGGGCGGTGGTAGGGGTGTGGATGGATGCAGGCAGGCTGGGATGCCTGTGAGCAGCATCACGCTGCTTCAAGTGTTCACAGATCCGGCATAAAAAGGGCCAAGAGCTTGCAGGGCGGGTCCCTTCCACCCGCCTCTGGGACTCAAGTGGCGTGCAGCCGCCGTCTCGGGGGTTTCACTGAGCCTGGCGGGTtggagaattatttttttccctactcttGATGCTCAGGGACATGCTGGATGCCAGCAGCTGGGGTTCCTGAACAATCCCTACACCCTCCgtttgggggggcagggggatgaGCTTCAAGCCCAGCCTCCTGGCAAAGCCGGGGGTGCAGTGCCAGGGTGGGGGTCCTGGGCAGAGCATCACCAGCACCCCACAGGATCCATCTGCAGGGACACGAGCACCGGGCACAGCCCCTGGCTGaatccctcccaccccccccaggAAGCGAAAAACCAGGGCTATCCATGAGGTTTTAACTTATTTAACGTCCAAAAATGaccagaaacacagaaacaaaactttgcAATAGGAAATTACAAAAAACTTTACAAAAGGTCCTTACAAAAGGACCCCAAAAGGCCCCTGGAGCCCCTTGCTCCCCCCCCAGCTCTACATCTTGCCCTCCTTTGGTGCATCACTGTAGGTCATGGCCATGGCCAAGGTGATGTACTcctagaaattaatttcctcGTCTTTGTTACAGTCCAGGTCCAGTCCACGCCGCAGCCGTGGGCAGCACGGCCGGGATGGAGCGGGGGGGGACATTGCACATCTGGAAGGGGCATGCTGCACATCTGGAGCCCGGCACGCAAGCCCAGGTTGGCCGCAGCTGTTCAGCGAGGGGAAAAGGGGATCAGAGAGAGGAAATGGAGATTTACAGACGTGAGCAGGACAGGACC encodes the following:
- the LOC137671682 gene encoding protein S100-A8-like; its protein translation is MSASTQTTTASHGTRQFPGNCTMEMALKTIVDVYHRYSSREGELDLLSFNDFKTLMTEQAPTFLKACDRNRSGYLKELFKETDINKDRDLTFEEFIIVLSKVTDDAHRLIHGHDRCAPDDD
- the LOC137671553 gene encoding protein S100-A12-like, producing the protein MKTDLELALECLINNYHQYALRRPLDDYLSKTEFSMLLKESAKPFLHDTTPPGMPVDEYISKLFAKADGNHDGRLKFTEYLTTLCLVVIDAHNRSHEHHGSHGHGHEHDHGHDHDHGHGHGPNK